One genomic window of Coleofasciculus sp. FACHB-1120 includes the following:
- a CDS encoding alpha/beta fold hydrolase, with translation MRTTEHLFLILLQRIYSMTTYRTVSIDGLDIFYREAGSRDNPTILLLHGFPTSSHMFRNLIPALADSFHLVAPDYPGFGYSSMPTVDEFDYTFDRLTEVMAGFIDAISLKRYSLYLMDYGAPIGYRLATQNPERVESLIVQNGNAYAEGLGDFWQPMRAFWQNKTPENTERVRQALAIKGAKWYYTTGARNLESLSPDTWTLDEALLDRPGNSDIQLALKYDYQSNLLLYLQWQAYLRQYQPPTLVVWGKNDQGFLVEGAYAYKRDLQNLEFHLLDTGHFALEEDGDAIADHIRCFLTTHVVENTMIDMTTTTDPDFAAREALRLLGPDPENWVPDRPGIDHNVTIIGGSGSGSTFVFALRRAGIGRVTEIDAADDEAHAGVWLTRARMKTLRTPKNLPGPELGIPELSFQAWYEARHGAAAYAQIDRIGRVAWAEYLSWYRQFLGIQVRYRTKLVRIEPDAGFFRLHLEVDGVPQVETTRKIIFANGVAGTGGPYIPPVLADLPRTLYAHTADAIDFEALRGKTVAVLGAAASAFDAAGVALESGAKAVHLFVRRSELASLSLLRVRDYPGAYDNYPQLPDAVRWFQAWRFHQAGTAPPPNSIKRALAFPNFHIHLSAPWKSARKMGDRIAIQVNDDVFEFDFAIAGTGYFVDPTKRPELADFAQHIALWRDRYEPPEDLRDDNLGMHPYLGIAHEYQEKVPGTAPYLKDIHVFNPAGLVSFGLPVGDIPSIRRDVPAIVSCISHDLFFEDWAHHEARITGDIAPDFENSLYAAAVWKQPIKAATR, from the coding sequence ATGAGAACAACAGAACACCTGTTTCTCATACTTCTACAACGCATATATTCCATGACCACATATCGCACAGTCTCAATCGATGGTTTAGATATTTTCTATCGTGAAGCGGGTTCTCGCGACAACCCAACGATTCTGCTGTTGCATGGCTTCCCGACTTCCTCTCACATGTTCCGCAATCTCATACCTGCACTTGCGGATTCCTTCCATCTGGTTGCCCCTGATTACCCTGGCTTTGGCTATAGTTCCATGCCTACGGTGGATGAGTTTGATTACACATTCGATCGCCTTACCGAAGTAATGGCAGGCTTTATCGATGCGATCAGCTTGAAACGCTACAGTCTTTACTTGATGGACTATGGCGCTCCTATTGGCTATCGCCTTGCAACGCAGAATCCAGAGCGGGTAGAGTCGCTGATTGTGCAAAATGGCAATGCCTACGCGGAAGGGCTAGGTGATTTCTGGCAACCAATGCGAGCTTTTTGGCAGAACAAGACACCTGAGAATACCGAGCGGGTGCGTCAGGCTCTAGCTATCAAGGGCGCGAAATGGTATTACACCACTGGAGCGAGAAATTTAGAGTCCCTCAGTCCCGATACGTGGACTTTGGATGAAGCGCTTCTCGATCGCCCTGGTAACTCGGATATTCAACTGGCATTGAAGTACGACTATCAATCCAATTTGTTGCTGTATCTGCAATGGCAAGCCTACCTGCGTCAGTATCAACCCCCAACGTTAGTCGTGTGGGGCAAAAACGATCAGGGCTTTTTAGTCGAAGGAGCCTATGCCTACAAACGTGACTTGCAGAATCTTGAGTTTCATCTACTCGATACCGGACACTTTGCCCTGGAAGAAGATGGGGACGCGATCGCAGATCATATTCGCTGCTTTCTGACCACCCACGTTGTCGAGAACACCATGATCGACATGACAACAACGACCGATCCCGATTTTGCTGCCCGCGAGGCACTACGCCTGCTCGGTCCCGATCCCGAAAACTGGGTACCCGATCGCCCTGGCATCGATCACAATGTCACTATAATAGGTGGCAGCGGCAGCGGTAGCACCTTTGTATTTGCGCTACGCCGTGCTGGAATCGGTCGCGTGACGGAGATCGATGCAGCCGATGACGAGGCTCATGCAGGCGTATGGCTGACGCGAGCGCGGATGAAAACGCTCCGCACGCCGAAAAATCTGCCTGGTCCAGAACTAGGCATCCCAGAATTGTCCTTTCAAGCCTGGTACGAAGCTCGGCACGGTGCGGCAGCCTACGCGCAGATCGATCGCATTGGGCGAGTGGCTTGGGCTGAGTACCTCAGTTGGTATCGGCAATTCCTCGGTATCCAGGTTCGTTACCGGACGAAGTTGGTGCGGATTGAGCCAGATGCAGGTTTCTTCCGCCTACACCTTGAGGTAGACGGTGTCCCGCAGGTAGAAACTACGCGCAAAATTATCTTCGCCAATGGCGTGGCTGGCACTGGTGGTCCATACATACCTCCAGTACTGGCTGACTTACCACGCACGCTGTACGCACATACCGCCGATGCCATCGATTTTGAAGCACTGCGCGGTAAGACTGTGGCGGTGCTGGGTGCGGCGGCTTCAGCTTTCGATGCAGCAGGAGTGGCGTTGGAATCGGGAGCTAAGGCAGTACACCTGTTTGTACGGCGGTCAGAGCTTGCATCTCTGTCATTACTGCGGGTACGGGACTATCCTGGCGCTTATGACAATTATCCTCAACTACCCGATGCAGTTCGCTGGTTCCAGGCTTGGCGCTTTCATCAAGCAGGCACCGCACCACCACCGAACTCGATTAAGCGAGCGCTCGCCTTCCCGAACTTTCACATCCACCTATCTGCCCCTTGGAAATCGGCACGGAAAATGGGTGATCGCATTGCCATCCAGGTGAACGATGATGTTTTCGAGTTTGATTTTGCGATCGCTGGCACTGGTTACTTCGTTGACCCAACAAAGCGTCCCGAACTAGCCGACTTTGCCCAGCATATTGCCCTCTGGCGCGATCGCTACGAGCCACCAGAAGACCTGCGCGACGACAATTTGGGGATGCACCCTTACCTCGGTATCGCCCACGAATACCAAGAAAAAGTACCTGGCACTGCCCCTTATCTGAAAGACATTCACGTATTTAATCCTGCTGGTTTGGTCAGCTTCGGCTTGCCAGTCGGTGACATACCTAGCATCCGCCGCGACGTACCTGCAATAGTATCGTGCATCAGTCACGACTTGTTCTTTGAGGACTGGGCGCATCATGAGGCACGTATCACAGGTGATATTGCCCCCGATTTTGAGAACTCGCTCTATGCTGCTGCGGTGTGGAAACAACCGATCAAGGCAGCAACCCGCTAG
- a CDS encoding MOSC domain-containing protein, giving the protein MKLISLNVGLPREVTWKGKTVTTGIFKEPVSERVMVRSLNLDGDRQADLSVHGGVDKAIYVYPFEHYDYWQSELPDTEFPPGIFGENFTITGLKEEEVNIGDRFHIGTVKLMVTQPRLPCYKLGIRFGRPDMVKRFLASRRTGFYFRVLQEGEVGAGDTLELVSRDDNNITVANITQLYVGKEDNLELLHRAAQLEALPESWRDYFQEQGRRQDVR; this is encoded by the coding sequence ATGAAACTCATCTCTCTCAACGTAGGACTTCCGCGTGAAGTGACCTGGAAAGGGAAAACAGTTACAACTGGAATTTTCAAAGAGCCAGTCAGCGAACGGGTGATGGTGCGATCGCTCAATTTAGACGGTGATAGGCAAGCCGATCTAAGCGTTCATGGAGGAGTAGACAAAGCAATCTATGTGTATCCCTTCGAGCATTATGATTACTGGCAAAGTGAATTGCCTGATACAGAGTTCCCGCCAGGTATCTTTGGCGAAAATTTCACGATCACTGGGCTGAAAGAAGAGGAAGTGAACATTGGCGATCGCTTTCACATCGGCACTGTAAAACTGATGGTGACACAACCTCGCCTACCCTGCTACAAACTTGGGATTCGGTTTGGACGACCGGATATGGTTAAACGATTTCTCGCGAGTCGTCGAACCGGATTTTACTTTCGCGTTTTGCAAGAGGGCGAAGTCGGAGCTGGAGACACTTTAGAGTTGGTGAGCCGGGATGACAACAATATCACTGTTGCCAATATCACTCAACTTTATGTTGGCAAAGAGGACAATCTAGAGTTACTTCACCGTGCTGCTCAACTGGAAGCTTTACCCGAAAGTTGGCGCGACTACTTCCAGGAGCAAGGTCGTCGTCAGGATGTGAGATAA
- a CDS encoding DUF302 domain-containing protein, translating to MNAINGIISQPSPYSVTETVDCLEAILQAKGITIFVRIDQRAEAKKVGLSLRPTQLLLFGNPEAGTPLMVTEPTIALDLPLKILAWEAADGKVWLSYNDPDYLKQRFSLSDELVKNIAVIAPLVNQALR from the coding sequence ATGAATGCAATTAACGGCATCATCAGTCAGCCCAGCCCATATTCAGTAACTGAAACCGTCGATTGCTTAGAAGCTATCCTTCAGGCAAAAGGCATCACTATTTTTGTCCGCATCGATCAACGAGCTGAAGCGAAAAAAGTTGGACTCAGCCTGCGTCCGACACAGTTATTGCTGTTTGGCAACCCTGAAGCCGGAACACCGCTGATGGTGACAGAACCGACGATCGCTCTGGATTTACCCCTGAAAATATTGGCGTGGGAAGCGGCTGACGGCAAGGTATGGCTGAGTTACAACGATCCTGATTACTTAAAACAGCGGTTCTCTCTCTCTGATGAGTTGGTCAAAAACATCGCGGTTATTGCACCTTTAGTCAATCAAGCACTCCGATAA
- a CDS encoding SDR family oxidoreductase, with amino-acid sequence MKKLEGKVALVTGGTSGIGLATAKRFVAEGAYVFITGRRQTELDAAVKAIGENITGVQSDASKMEDLDRLFATIEQEKGHLDVIFANAGGGELVPLGAITEEHFDKTFNTNVKGLLFTVQKALPLLPEGASIILNASTTTTMGTPAFSVYSATKAAVRSFARNWTLDLKERQIRVNAISPGVVPTPGYNLMGLSDEQVQDFVATEAKNIPLGRVGTPDEIAKAVVFLAGDDSSFVNGIELFVDGGMAQI; translated from the coding sequence ATGAAAAAACTAGAAGGAAAAGTCGCTCTTGTCACCGGCGGTACCAGCGGCATCGGTCTTGCCACTGCTAAGCGCTTTGTCGCCGAAGGGGCATATGTCTTCATCACCGGTCGTCGCCAAACTGAACTTGATGCCGCCGTCAAAGCGATCGGTGAAAACATCACGGGTGTTCAGAGCGATGCCTCCAAGATGGAAGACCTCGATCGCCTGTTCGCCACGATTGAGCAAGAGAAAGGACACCTCGATGTGATCTTCGCCAATGCTGGTGGTGGAGAACTCGTTCCACTTGGAGCAATCACCGAAGAACACTTTGACAAAACGTTCAACACTAACGTCAAAGGTTTGCTGTTCACCGTGCAGAAGGCACTACCTCTGTTGCCAGAGGGCGCTTCCATCATTCTAAACGCCTCGACTACTACTACTATGGGTACCCCAGCCTTCAGCGTTTACAGTGCGACCAAAGCCGCTGTGCGCTCGTTTGCTCGCAATTGGACACTCGACCTCAAAGAGCGCCAGATCCGAGTTAATGCTATTAGCCCTGGTGTAGTTCCTACTCCCGGTTACAATCTCATGGGACTGAGTGATGAGCAGGTGCAGGATTTCGTAGCAACTGAAGCCAAAAATATCCCACTAGGACGAGTCGGCACACCGGATGAGATTGCCAAAGCCGTCGTCTTTCTCGCTGGTGACGACAGCAGCTTTGTCAACGGCATCGAGCTGTTTGTCGATGGCGGTATGGCACAGATTTAA
- a CDS encoding cupin domain-containing protein — protein sequence MTQSFWLLGNRITIIADHTTTGGQYDLIEGYNPPGTLTPLHRHTRYSEQLYVLEGELTVWAGKNKAVLTPGESFLISPGTPHVVGVLSDKPARALVVAAPSGFARLIAATGTIDETEPTDLALFERIAAEIGDEFLGAPGDVPPT from the coding sequence ATGACACAATCTTTCTGGCTTTTAGGCAATCGTATCACCATCATTGCCGATCACACTACAACAGGTGGTCAGTACGATCTAATCGAGGGCTACAACCCTCCGGGTACACTAACGCCCCTCCATCGCCACACGCGCTATTCCGAACAACTCTACGTGCTGGAAGGGGAGCTTACGGTCTGGGCGGGTAAGAACAAGGCTGTGCTAACCCCTGGCGAAAGCTTTCTGATTTCTCCTGGCACTCCTCACGTCGTTGGCGTGCTCAGCGATAAACCAGCGCGTGCATTAGTCGTTGCTGCACCCAGCGGTTTTGCTCGGTTGATTGCAGCAACCGGGACGATAGATGAGACAGAACCAACAGACCTGGCGCTATTTGAACGCATTGCTGCTGAGATAGGTGACGAATTTCTGGGTGCGCCCGGAGATGTACCCCCCACATGA
- a CDS encoding DsbA family protein produces MSLGDDYNRLLVPISEQDHIQGLVSASVALVEYGDYQCLICGEAHQLIKALQQQLYDLCFVFRHFPQPQIHPYAQRAAEAAQAAAAQGQFWQMHDILFTHQQELGNDYLVEYANNLGLDIPQFLQDISSQVHINRINQDIKSGLNSGVAAAPALFINEISYIGRWNIDQLMAAIVTVIN; encoded by the coding sequence ATGAGTCTCGGTGATGATTATAATCGGTTGCTTGTGCCAATTTCTGAACAAGATCATATTCAGGGATTGGTGAGCGCTTCAGTGGCACTCGTTGAATATGGTGACTATCAATGTCTTATTTGTGGCGAAGCTCACCAATTAATCAAGGCGCTCCAGCAACAGCTATACGACTTATGCTTTGTATTTCGCCACTTTCCACAGCCGCAAATACATCCTTATGCCCAACGTGCAGCTGAAGCGGCCCAAGCGGCAGCCGCCCAAGGTCAGTTTTGGCAAATGCATGACATTTTGTTCACCCATCAACAAGAGTTAGGAAACGATTATCTTGTGGAGTATGCCAATAATTTAGGACTTGATATCCCTCAATTTCTGCAAGATATATCCAGTCAAGTACATATCAATCGCATCAATCAAGACATCAAAAGTGGATTAAACAGTGGAGTAGCGGCTGCCCCAGCACTTTTTATTAATGAAATTTCCTATATCGGTCGCTGGAATATTGACCAGTTGATGGCAGCAATTGTCACTGTAATTAATTGA
- a CDS encoding response regulator transcription factor produces the protein MNQPNTIRVLVVDDHPVVRQGLVGMLEEVPDILVVGQAGNGQEALAVFRQEQPDATLMDLRMPQMDGVAAITAICTEFPAARIIVLTTYEGDEDIYQGLRAGAKGYLLKDAEPEELLAAIRTVHKGQKHIPPQVGAKLLERMTSPELSDRELEVLQLITTGKSTQVISKALHITERTVNFHINHILSKLGVEDRTQAVIVALRRGIVSL, from the coding sequence ATGAATCAACCTAATACCATTCGTGTTCTGGTTGTAGACGATCACCCCGTTGTGCGTCAGGGCTTGGTCGGGATGCTAGAAGAAGTGCCAGATATTCTTGTTGTTGGACAAGCTGGAAATGGTCAGGAGGCACTTGCTGTCTTTCGTCAAGAACAGCCAGATGCAACTTTGATGGACTTGCGAATGCCCCAGATGGATGGAGTCGCTGCGATTACTGCCATCTGCACCGAGTTTCCTGCTGCTCGGATTATCGTATTGACGACTTACGAGGGCGATGAAGATATTTATCAGGGATTACGGGCAGGAGCCAAAGGATATTTACTCAAAGATGCTGAGCCAGAAGAATTGCTGGCTGCTATTCGCACCGTTCACAAAGGACAGAAGCACATTCCACCTCAGGTAGGTGCCAAACTCTTAGAGCGCATGACGAGTCCAGAATTAAGCGATCGCGAGTTAGAGGTACTTCAACTCATTACAACGGGCAAGAGTACCCAAGTCATTAGCAAGGCTCTACATATTACTGAACGCACTGTCAACTTTCATATCAATCATATTTTAAGTAAGTTGGGTGTAGAGGATCGCACTCAAGCGGTGATCGTTGCATTAAGGCGGGGCATTGTTAGCTTGTAG